The window ATTATTTGAGGAATATCTAGACAGCTCTGCTGTTAGAGTTGTCGAGGGAGCTGTTCCTGAAACGGCTGCATTACTTGAGCAGAAGTGGGACAAGATATTCTACACAGGTCTgacacaataatattttatattttgaaatgctCTGACCATACAGGTTCATGGATTGAAAGGCAGTGAGCTTGTCTCCGGTGACACACTGCAATCTATAGTTGGTGATAGAAATGAACTCCttttatcaaatgaaaaaatggaaaacataattttactcCTTAATCCTAACAGAAAATACTCGCTACAGGTCCAGGAAATGTGCTCATATTAGATACTTCATCAAACACTTATTActtcaaacatttattttaggCTAAATCACCTCTTTTGGATAAGAATATTCAGACAAGGATACAACAGTTGGACTCTACAAATCAGTGGAAAAATCTAGGTAACTTGAGAAAAAACAAAGTTCAAGCCCAAACCCATACCCCAAACTCATACAAGTCCCAGCAACATAATTTCAGattcttttattgaaattttgttGTCTCACTTTTGTTTCCTTGAACTTGTTGTTCACAATAGAACACCTCAGATATTACTGATCATAACCTTCCATAAAAGTCACATGAGAATCTAAGTCAATCTATATTTTACTGTTATTCCACCATTTCATAAACAGGATTTGAAACTTTGAAAATACCAAATATTGTCCATTTGATTTTTCATACTAAGTGTAACTGCTGAAGTATAGAGTGTATGAACTGACGCTGGTAGTATTAATGGAAAAGTTCTCTAAATTCAAGACTTTAGCTAGACAGGCCatgctgttttttctttttaggtaGTCCAAGAGTAGGGCGCATTGTGATGACTGCTGCAGCAAAGCACCTTACTCCTGTTGTCCTAGAACTTGGAGGAAAGTGTCCAGTTGTTGTGGATTCTGATGTTGACTTACAAGTAAGAACATCAAGTTCATAGCTTAAGAGTGCATCAATCACGGATTCTTTTCCCTGTAGTATTAATTGGCTTCATGCGAAGGTTACTGTAAGGAGGATTATAGCTGGGAAGTGGCAACTGAACAATGGACAAGCTTGCATTAGTGTTGATTATATCATAACAACAAAAGATTTTGCCCCAAAGTTGGTAAGATCATTTTAccctttttaattctttaaaaggTCTGTTCCAGCTGGATTTATTCTTGATGCATGCCCCCTGAACAGATAGATGCGCTACGGAATGGAATAGAAGAATTTTTTGGAGCAGATCCAATGGAATCGAAATACATATCCCGTATTGTGAGTTCAAACCATTTTTCACGTTTGGAAAGACTCTTAGATGAGTACAAGGTTTCCAACAAAATTGTGGTTGGAGGCCAAAGGAATCAGAAGAAACTGTGGGTTCCTTACATTTTCTGGCAGAATTTTGCTTCTAGATTATAATTCAACAACGATAGACAGGACAAAACATGACTGCATGACCTATCCTTCTATTGCAGAAAGATCGCTCCAACCATATTCTTGGATGTTCCTGAAGACTCTCAACTGATGCAGGAAGAGATATTTGGGCCATTGCTTCCTATTATCACTGTGAGTACAGAGTGAAAATATGCAATGCATGTTGTTCTAATCAGACACTATGATTCAAAGATCATTTTATCTGTGATATGATAGGTTGAAAATGTGAAAGACAGTATTGATCTGATAAATTCGAAACCTGAGCCTCTTGTCGCGTATCTCTTCACCAATAACCAGAAGCTAAGGAATAACTTCGTGCAAAATGTCTCCTGTGGAGGAATGGTTATCAATGACACCGTGCTGCATGTATGTATTTATCTCTTCCTTAAAACTCACTTATACAAGATGTGGACGGCGAAATTTTGTATGATGTGTTCACTGAGATGCAGGCTGCGCCACATCTCTCCTCAAATAGATTGTAAGGTCCCCAAACTATTAAAAATCTGCAGTGTCATGACTGCAGACAGTCAGTACCACTGTGCTTCTGGTGCCATGTTACTCCCTCCCGCAAAGAAAAAGGGAGAGAATAGGACTCAATTTCTTGATGGTTAGAAGCAATGCCAAAAATGTATATCGCGAGTTACGCTTAAGGAGTAAATGTGTCAATATGGATAATTGTACGTGGTGTAGCTAAACTGGATCTGCTCCGAAATGAGtactttttaatgttttttcctaaGGTAGTAGAGGTTAACAAATTGTTTATTTcaagcttggttttcaaattaTGCAGGTTACAGTTTCCAGTTTACCCTTTGGAGGAGTTGGGGAGAGTGGAATGGGATCATACCATggtaaattttcttttgatgctTTCAGTCACAAGAAGGCAGTTCTATACAGAAGTTTTAGTGGAGATTCACCTGTCAGATACCCACCATATACACCAGAAAATAAGAAGTTGATGAGGGCTGTGATGAATGGTGGcatatttgatataattctTGCTTTGATGGGATGGTCTAGAGATTGAATACATGAAttgaagaagtttttttttttggttggttaCCCCTCTCTTGAAtgcgtttttattttttcaagtctCAACTGTTCAACAGTTGTGAGATAATAATTGTATGATAACTTGCCATCTAAACGATTACTTTAAGATTGTTAGAGAGCATCCATTCAAGGGATGAGTGTCAGTGTCTTGTTGAATAagattatttgttatttgtgAAATGCTTGGAAAGGAAATGAGAATTTCTGACTTCTGCaatggaaattaaaaattcCCAGACAAAAAATGTTTATACAGTTTTCTATTACCCTTTTGGTGCAAGTACGCATCTTGCCTTGCTTACCATAATTTCCAAGCAGTCTTGCGAATCTCTTTAGTTATCTGCTGTTGAACCACCACACTGAAACTGGACAAGAGACATCTTCAGAATCTAGCAGGTCCCCTGTCGTCCCAAGCTCTGGCAACTAAGTCCATTCAGATAGTGTTACAAGCTTGGAAGGCAGTGACATGGAgagaaagaaataacaattagCAGCAGTGAGCAGCATTAAACACGTGAAGAATAAAGTAGTTAGACAATTGGATAATCCAGTTGGGGAACAATGTATAAATAAGACCTATGATGACGGTGAGGATTAATTTTCTATAAATtgcaaaagttatttttcttttcttttaaggtcTGCTGGAgagtataattgtttttcaaaatgtttttcatgctgaaatgtatcaaaataattttttttatttgttaaaatttatttttgacatcagtgcatcaaaacaatttaaaatatataaaaaaaattaattttttacagaaaaaaattaatttttttaaaaacacatgttGGCCTATATTTCCAAACGCTCACCTTTTCTGCGTCTCAACCTCTTTTCTCACTAAAAACCTTTTTATTAAGATTATGTCTTAACAAATTGGTATCAAAGCCTTGAATCCAAGGCAATTACAACATTAACAAAGACTTAAAGATGGTGGAAAGCAATAAGGCTAGAGCTTTGGAAGAGAATGGGAGATAGTTGGATGAGAGAATGCAAGTTTTTCATCAAGAATTGCAGGATTTCATAGCAGACAACAAGAGACAGTGGTAAGAACAAGCCCAGTTGAATGAACAACTAAAGGCACAAATGGAAACCAAGATGACTATCATTCAGACATTTATGACTGGAATGGAGGTAGAAAGGGATGACAGGAATCAAGTTAACGCCAGGGAAATGGTGCATCTACAGCAGAATCATAATCCAGAGGAAAATGTGGGAATTAATAAAGGCCATCGGGTGGGTACAATGTAGCTTTGCCTAAAGTGGAGTTGTCCACGTTTCATGGAGATAATCCACGAAgatggattaaaaaatataggaaatTTTTCAAGTTGCATTTTAATTACTCCGGTTCATCAATGGGTAGAAATTGCTTCACTTTTCTTGGAAGGCAAGGCAGAGGTATGGTTTGAAGAATTTTTGGTAGGTGACCATGACCTTACAAATTGGGAGGGGTTTGTTCGATGCCTTTGTAACAGATTTGGCAGCAGAGAGCATGTGGTAGAGGAGTTTAACAAATTGGTACACGATAAGGGAGTAGAAGAGTGTATTGAAAGGTTTGAGGAGCTTAAATCCCTAATAAGCACTTTGAATTCTTCACTACCAGTATCGTACTATATATCCAGCTTTATTAGAGGCTTCAAGGAGGACATTAAACCAACATTGAAGATCTTGAAATCCGGAACATTGGTACAAGAACTTGACTAAGCAAGAGTACTACTATTGAAAAAACGACTGTATTAGCAGTAATTATGGCCACTGAAACTCTACTAGCAGTAACCGTGAGATGAAGAGTACTACCATTGAAAAAACGACTGTATTAGCAGTAATTATGGCCAATGAAACTGTATTAGCAGTAACTGTGGCCAATGAAAATGTCATGAGGTATAGTTTATTCTGTACAAAATTCTAATGGTTAACGCAAGGACATCAATTCCAAGCAGACATGAGGATCTTGAATTTAGGGAGGTGTAACATGGTTTTGGGAGTGGATTGGCTGCTAAGACTTTACTCGCGGATCCTATTCGGTTTAATAAAGATGAGATTATCTTTCAAGAAGGAGGATTAATCCGATCCTATTGTAGCAGTGGTTCCAACATGGTACAAGGAGATTATGGACACCTACAAGCAAGATTCTCAGTTGCAGGAAATAATTGATGGGAGATTGGCAGGAGCCGACAATTGGCCTGAATATAGTTTTACAGCTGATATACTCA is drawn from Populus nigra chromosome 5, ddPopNigr1.1, whole genome shotgun sequence and contains these coding sequences:
- the LOC133693897 gene encoding aldehyde dehydrogenase family 3 member H1-like isoform X2 produces the protein MFLDSLPFVTVLRNSVVDIGARRSFTSCYPKKTNQKHEATLSFPRSGTIRKSLPSAIPPVMTEGKKQPFDANEAPLLVKELKESFRTGRTRSYEWRVSQLKGIEKMVEEREKDISEALYKDLSKPEFEAFVSEIAAVKSSCEEALKELKQWMKPEKAKTSMTAYPSSAEIVSEPLGAVLVISTWNYPFLLSIDPVIGAIAAGNAVVLKPSEIAPATSSLLSELFEEYLDSSAVRVVEGAVPETAALLEQKWDKIFYTGSPRVGRIVMTAAAKHLTPVVLELGGKCPVVVDSDVDLQVTVRRIIAGKWQLNNGQACISVDYIITTKDFAPKLIDALRNGIEEFFGADPMESKYISRIVSSNHFSRLERLLDEYKVSNKIVVGGQRNQKKLKIAPTIFLDVPEDSQLMQEEIFGPLLPIITVENVKDSIDLINSKPEPLVAYLFTNNQKLRNNFVQNVSCGGMVINDTVLHVTVSSLPFGGVGESGMGSYHGKFSFDAFSHKKAVLYRSFSGDSPVRYPPYTPENKKLMRAVMNGGIFDIILALMGWSRD
- the LOC133693897 gene encoding aldehyde dehydrogenase family 3 member H1-like isoform X1 — protein: MFLDSLPFVTVLRNSVVDIGARRSFTSCYPKKTNQKHEATLSFPRSGTIRKSLCVCLSPSAIPPVMTEGKKQPFDANEAPLLVKELKESFRTGRTRSYEWRVSQLKGIEKMVEEREKDISEALYKDLSKPEFEAFVSEIAAVKSSCEEALKELKQWMKPEKAKTSMTAYPSSAEIVSEPLGAVLVISTWNYPFLLSIDPVIGAIAAGNAVVLKPSEIAPATSSLLSELFEEYLDSSAVRVVEGAVPETAALLEQKWDKIFYTGSPRVGRIVMTAAAKHLTPVVLELGGKCPVVVDSDVDLQVTVRRIIAGKWQLNNGQACISVDYIITTKDFAPKLIDALRNGIEEFFGADPMESKYISRIVSSNHFSRLERLLDEYKVSNKIVVGGQRNQKKLKIAPTIFLDVPEDSQLMQEEIFGPLLPIITVENVKDSIDLINSKPEPLVAYLFTNNQKLRNNFVQNVSCGGMVINDTVLHVTVSSLPFGGVGESGMGSYHGKFSFDAFSHKKAVLYRSFSGDSPVRYPPYTPENKKLMRAVMNGGIFDIILALMGWSRD